Proteins from a genomic interval of Chloroflexota bacterium:
- a CDS encoding AAA family ATPase, translating to MKLAITGKGGVGKTTLTGLLAYAYAAQGRKVLAIDADPSPCLGDALGFSKETLKGIQPIAEMEDLILERTGAQKGQYGGYFKINPRVDDIPDRFSAMNRDIKLLQLGSVDTGGSGCICPESVLLKSLVTNILLSRNEVVLMDMYAGVEHLGRATADSVDALLIVAEPTARSLGTAAQIRDLASDIKITRLFLVGSKVRNDEDREFIRKNSPGLEVLGFISADPAVLEADRNGLVLYDLAPALAAEARALAASLDQIIPPA from the coding sequence ATGAAACTCGCCATCACCGGCAAAGGCGGCGTCGGCAAGACGACGCTAACCGGTTTGCTCGCTTACGCGTACGCCGCGCAAGGGCGCAAGGTGCTTGCGATTGATGCCGACCCGTCACCGTGCCTGGGCGACGCGCTCGGTTTTTCCAAAGAGACGCTCAAAGGTATCCAGCCCATCGCCGAAATGGAAGACTTGATTCTCGAACGCACGGGCGCGCAGAAAGGACAGTACGGCGGCTATTTCAAAATCAATCCGCGCGTGGACGATATTCCCGATCGCTTCTCCGCGATGAATCGCGACATCAAGTTACTGCAACTCGGCTCGGTGGATACCGGCGGTTCCGGGTGCATTTGCCCCGAAAGCGTTTTGCTTAAATCGCTCGTCACGAACATCTTGCTCTCGCGCAACGAAGTCGTGCTGATGGATATGTACGCCGGCGTCGAACACTTGGGTCGCGCGACGGCAGATTCGGTGGACGCGCTGCTCATCGTCGCCGAACCGACCGCGCGTTCGCTCGGCACCGCCGCGCAAATTCGCGATCTCGCCAGCGACATCAAAATCACACGCCTCTTTCTCGTCGGCAGTAAAGTACGCAATGACGAAGATCGCGAGTTCATCCGCAAGAATTCGCCGGGACTAGAAGTTCTCGGTTTCATTTCCGCCGATCCGGCCGTGCTCGAAGCGGATCGCAACGGCTTGGTGTTGTACGATCTCGCGCCGGCGCTCGCCGCTGAAGCGCGCGCGCTTGCCGCGTCGCTCGATCAGATCATTCCGCCGGCATAA
- a CDS encoding DASS family sodium-coupled anion symporter: protein MKVNVKVLVPLAVWAILALYGYLVGAPTGLTLSAWLYFALFAAVIIGLILEPIPAAAIGLIGVTFATAMRYVNANIGQSINWGLSGFADTTVWLIFGAFVFSMGYNKTGLGRRVALMLVKWLGGSTLGLGYAISLADLVLAPGTPSNTARSGGTVFPVIRNIPALYGSEPNSTARKIGSYIMWTALAATCVTSSMFITALAPNAAALAIVKTTTKLDINWVQWFQGFLPIGVILLALVPVLVYFIYPPEIKSSKEIPVWAGKELDKMGPITSKELVMIGLVVLAIFLWITGSNDLFDLPILGKNFINATTVVLVGIALMLATSVVTWEEIITNKGAWNVLVWFATLVTLANGLNMVGFVAWFAKLAAAPLAGIDPIMAMGLLVALFFFIHYFFASLSAHTAAVLPVILAVGMQIKGIPMLPFALMCVYALGLMGIISPYATGPSPIYYGSGYISRGDFWKLGLIFGVIFVVVLIGIGTPYLMAMPPK from the coding sequence ATGAAAGTCAACGTCAAAGTGCTCGTGCCGTTAGCGGTATGGGCAATCCTTGCGCTCTATGGCTACCTGGTCGGCGCACCCACCGGACTAACGTTGAGCGCGTGGTTGTACTTTGCGCTCTTTGCCGCCGTGATTATCGGCTTGATTTTGGAGCCGATTCCCGCCGCCGCGATCGGTTTGATCGGTGTCACGTTTGCCACCGCGATGCGGTACGTCAACGCGAATATCGGTCAATCCATCAATTGGGGGCTGAGCGGTTTTGCCGACACAACCGTGTGGTTGATTTTCGGCGCGTTCGTTTTTTCGATGGGGTATAACAAGACCGGCTTGGGTCGCCGCGTCGCGTTGATGCTCGTCAAGTGGCTCGGCGGAAGCACGCTGGGTTTGGGTTATGCCATCTCGCTGGCGGATCTGGTGCTCGCGCCGGGCACACCGTCGAACACGGCGCGTAGTGGGGGCACGGTCTTTCCGGTCATTCGCAACATTCCGGCGCTGTACGGTTCCGAGCCGAATTCGACCGCGCGCAAGATCGGTTCGTACATTATGTGGACGGCGCTCGCGGCAACGTGTGTGACGAGTTCGATGTTTATCACCGCGCTCGCACCGAATGCCGCCGCGTTAGCCATCGTCAAGACCACGACGAAACTCGACATCAATTGGGTGCAGTGGTTTCAAGGGTTCTTGCCGATAGGCGTGATTTTGCTCGCGCTCGTACCCGTCCTGGTCTATTTCATCTATCCGCCGGAAATCAAGTCGAGCAAGGAAATTCCGGTATGGGCGGGCAAAGAACTGGACAAGATGGGACCCATCACGAGCAAGGAACTCGTCATGATCGGCTTGGTCGTGCTCGCGATTTTCCTCTGGATCACCGGTTCGAATGACTTGTTCGATCTGCCAATCCTGGGCAAGAACTTTATCAACGCGACGACCGTCGTGCTGGTCGGCATCGCGTTGATGCTCGCCACGAGCGTAGTAACTTGGGAAGAAATCATCACCAACAAGGGCGCGTGGAATGTGCTCGTGTGGTTTGCCACCCTGGTCACGCTCGCGAACGGTCTGAACATGGTCGGGTTCGTTGCTTGGTTCGCCAAGTTGGCGGCAGCGCCATTGGCGGGCATAGATCCGATTATGGCGATGGGTCTGCTGGTTGCGCTCTTCTTCTTCATCCACTATTTCTTTGCGTCGCTCAGCGCGCACACCGCCGCGGTGTTGCCGGTGATTCTCGCGGTTGGTATGCAGATCAAAGGCATCCCGATGCTCCCGTTTGCCTTGATGTGCGTGTACGCGCTTGGCTTGATGGGCATCATTTCGCCGTACGCGACCGGTCCTTCGCCGATCTACTACGGTAGTGGCTACATCTCGCGCGGCGATTTCTGGAAACTGGGTCTGATCTTTGGCGTCATTTTTGTGGTCGTCTTGATCGGCATCGGCACACCGTACTTGATGGCAATGCCACCCAAATAA
- a CDS encoding acyl-CoA dehydrogenase family protein, with protein sequence MLGFDLTEEQLRMKEMAHEFAEKEIRPVAPEYDEKEEFPWSVMCKAADVGLLGYQIPDEYGGAGVTSHLTDCIVSEELFWGCAGTATSMGAIMLGALPILIAGNEAQKKKYLTMLTGRRKNGNPMLGAYALTEPEAGSDAASIKTSSRKVDGGYIINGTKHFITNGGIADVYVVFATQDPGKGADGIDAYIVEGGYDGVKPGKKEKKMGIRASHTAQVHFEDVFVPAENRLGEEGEGFFIAMQTFDHSRPVIATGAVGVARAAFDFALAYAQERKQFGRPIAKQQVIQFMLADMATEIDAARLLCWRAAWLLDQGEPNNKEASMAKQYAADMCMKVTTDAVQIVGGMGYMRDYPVEKFMRDAKIMQIYEGTSQIQKLIVSRFLIGFG encoded by the coding sequence ATGCTTGGGTTTGATCTGACGGAAGAACAACTGCGGATGAAAGAAATGGCGCACGAGTTTGCGGAAAAGGAAATCCGCCCGGTCGCGCCAGAGTACGACGAGAAAGAGGAATTCCCCTGGTCTGTGATGTGTAAAGCCGCCGACGTGGGTTTGCTGGGGTATCAAATTCCGGATGAGTACGGCGGCGCGGGCGTGACGAGCCACCTCACCGATTGCATCGTGTCCGAAGAATTGTTCTGGGGCTGCGCCGGCACCGCCACTTCGATGGGCGCGATCATGCTCGGCGCGTTGCCGATCCTCATCGCGGGCAACGAAGCGCAAAAGAAAAAATATCTCACAATGCTGACCGGTCGGCGCAAGAATGGCAACCCGATGCTCGGCGCGTACGCGCTCACCGAGCCGGAAGCCGGCAGCGATGCCGCATCCATCAAGACGAGTTCGCGGAAGGTGGATGGCGGATACATCATCAACGGAACCAAACATTTCATTACCAACGGCGGCATCGCGGATGTGTACGTCGTGTTTGCGACCCAGGATCCGGGCAAGGGCGCGGACGGCATTGACGCGTACATCGTCGAAGGCGGATACGACGGCGTCAAGCCCGGCAAGAAAGAAAAAAAGATGGGCATTCGCGCGTCGCACACCGCGCAGGTGCATTTCGAGGACGTGTTCGTGCCGGCGGAAAATCGGTTGGGCGAGGAAGGCGAAGGATTTTTCATCGCGATGCAAACGTTCGACCATTCGCGCCCGGTGATCGCGACCGGCGCGGTCGGCGTGGCGCGCGCGGCTTTCGATTTCGCGCTCGCGTACGCGCAAGAGCGCAAACAATTCGGTCGCCCCATCGCGAAACAACAAGTGATTCAGTTCATGCTCGCGGACATGGCGACCGAGATTGACGCGGCGCGTCTGTTGTGTTGGCGCGCGGCGTGGTTGCTCGACCAGGGCGAGCCGAACAACAAAGAAGCTTCGATGGCGAAGCAGTACGCCGCGGACATGTGCATGAAGGTGACGACGGACGCCGTGCAGATCGTCGGCGGGATGGGGTACATGCGCGACTATCCGGTCGAAAAATTTATGCGCGACGCCAAGATCATGCAGATTTACGAAGGCACGAGCCAGATTCAGAAACTGATCGTCTCGCGTTTCCTGATCGGATTTGGATAG
- a CDS encoding TetR/AcrR family transcriptional regulator: protein MRKKSAPDPASQNEHIFAEAVRIFREKGYHATSMQNIADAVGLQKGSLYHYISSKEDLLYRIFEHSSGAMTRDLETIVTSKDSPTDKLRQAIQVHLTSLCEQLDIYAVYLSERRALTNRRYAQVRAEAEEHARLLEKIIQQGVTTGDFRATDVKMTTLAILGMCNWLYQWYSPDGRLSPEQIAATFSDTIINGLKRK from the coding sequence GTGCGGAAGAAAAGCGCGCCAGACCCAGCCAGCCAAAACGAACACATCTTTGCCGAAGCCGTCCGCATCTTTCGCGAAAAAGGCTACCACGCCACCTCGATGCAAAACATCGCCGACGCGGTGGGCTTGCAAAAAGGCAGTCTCTACCACTACATCTCCAGCAAAGAAGATTTGCTCTATCGGATTTTTGAGCACAGTTCCGGCGCGATGACGCGCGACCTCGAAACAATCGTCACGTCCAAAGACTCCCCGACCGACAAACTGCGGCAAGCGATTCAAGTCCACTTGACCTCGTTGTGCGAGCAACTCGACATCTATGCGGTTTATCTTTCCGAGCGCCGCGCGTTGACGAATCGTCGTTATGCCCAGGTGCGCGCCGAAGCGGAAGAGCACGCGCGCCTGCTCGAAAAAATCATTCAGCAAGGCGTGACGACCGGCGACTTTCGCGCGACCGACGTCAAAATGACCACGCTCGCAATCCTGGGTATGTGCAACTGGTTGTATCAATGGTACTCGCCCGATGGTCGCCTCTCGCCCGAACAAATCGCCGCGACGTTTTCCGATACGATCATCAATGGTCTCAAACGCAAATAG
- a CDS encoding response regulator transcription factor, producing the protein MKNPAPVGLEYKTGKARRDAALHATETNAKHKDLILLVDDDPVVCQVLQVLLEDEGYRVMHATNGADCLQMARNHRPDLILLDILMPGKDGRVVCRELRPISNAPIIMMSAISGDQEKVGRLNDGADDYITKPFSNAELLARVRAVLRRMHPAQRTRMYRDDSLAIDFDAHVLMVNGETIALSPREWRLLEYLHRHQGRTVPREALLRHAWGKGYERAYSYLKVFISTLRHKLQDPARHPRYIFTAYEMGYRFDPPKG; encoded by the coding sequence ATGAAAAACCCAGCGCCCGTCGGACTAGAATACAAAACGGGCAAAGCGCGCCGCGACGCGGCGCTGCACGCCACCGAGACGAACGCCAAACACAAAGACCTGATTTTGCTGGTAGACGACGATCCCGTGGTTTGCCAAGTGCTCCAGGTCTTGTTGGAGGACGAAGGGTATCGCGTGATGCACGCGACGAACGGCGCGGACTGTTTGCAAATGGCGCGCAACCATCGTCCCGATCTGATCTTGCTCGATATCCTGATGCCGGGCAAGGATGGGCGCGTCGTGTGTCGCGAATTGCGCCCCATCTCCAACGCGCCGATCATTATGATGTCCGCCATCTCGGGCGATCAGGAAAAGGTCGGGCGGTTGAACGACGGCGCGGATGATTACATCACCAAACCGTTTAGCAATGCGGAACTGCTCGCGCGCGTGCGCGCGGTGTTGCGCCGGATGCATCCCGCGCAACGCACACGCATGTATCGCGATGACTCGTTGGCGATAGATTTCGACGCGCACGTCTTGATGGTGAACGGTGAAACGATCGCGCTCTCGCCGCGTGAATGGCGCTTGCTCGAGTACCTGCATCGTCATCAAGGGCGCACCGTCCCCCGCGAAGCGCTTTTGCGACACGCGTGGGGCAAAGGATACGAGCGCGCGTACAGCTATCTCAAGGTGTTCATCTCCACGCTGCGGCATAAATTGCAAGACCCCGCGCGTCACCCGCGCTATATTTTTACCGCCTACGAAATGGGCTACCGTTTCGACCCGCCCAAAGGATGA
- a CDS encoding NAD(P)/FAD-dependent oxidoreductase, whose product MTQRIAIIGGGFAGMTAAYELQKLGYQTFLFERMSELGGLASTFPIEGTRLERGYHHWFTSDTHIIAQMNELGLGDRVQWIPSKTGWFENGKIWNMVTPVDVLRLGTIPFVDRLRLGMAVAYLTYLQANKNNLAKYEQITAMEWWKKYGGRAVWDKVWSPMFRGKFGAEAEHISMVYIWYKIVLRIGSRRGVSKEELGYPRGSFQVLINALENAIKKLGGKIYLGTTVKRVVVENGVACGLQFAEDETSQKAQRELGVEGTEGTARFDRVICTAPSFAALKIVNEFPREYVAKMNAAKYMAAVLLVLKLKQPMTRIYWMNIADRSIPFVATIEQTNFLSPEVYNNKRIVYVSNYLDASSPYFQMSRDELFNAYLPHLKKLNPQFSPDWVEEVWHFKEAAAQPIVPLNYSKQIPEHRTPIRNLYLANTTQIYPEDRGTNYSVRLGEEIAKMVDADVKQVQ is encoded by the coding sequence ATGACACAACGCATCGCGATTATCGGCGGCGGCTTTGCCGGCATGACCGCCGCGTACGAATTGCAAAAACTCGGCTATCAAACTTTTTTGTTCGAGCGCATGTCGGAACTGGGCGGACTCGCCAGCACGTTTCCAATTGAAGGCACGCGGCTCGAACGCGGCTATCACCACTGGTTCACGAGCGACACGCACATCATCGCGCAGATGAATGAACTGGGTCTCGGCGACCGCGTACAGTGGATTCCCTCGAAAACCGGTTGGTTCGAGAACGGCAAAATCTGGAATATGGTCACGCCGGTGGATGTGCTGCGCCTCGGCACGATTCCGTTCGTAGACCGATTGCGGCTCGGCATGGCAGTCGCGTATCTTACGTACCTGCAAGCGAACAAGAACAATCTCGCCAAGTACGAACAAATCACCGCGATGGAATGGTGGAAAAAGTACGGCGGACGCGCGGTCTGGGACAAGGTGTGGAGTCCAATGTTTCGCGGCAAGTTTGGCGCGGAAGCCGAACACATTTCGATGGTGTATATCTGGTACAAGATCGTTCTCCGCATCGGCTCGCGGCGCGGCGTGAGCAAAGAAGAGTTGGGGTACCCGCGCGGCTCATTCCAGGTGTTGATTAACGCGCTCGAAAACGCGATCAAGAAGCTCGGCGGAAAAATTTATCTCGGCACGACGGTGAAACGCGTCGTCGTCGAGAACGGTGTGGCGTGCGGACTGCAATTCGCGGAAGATGAAACGTCACAGAAGGCGCAGAGGGAACTTGGTGTAGAGGGAACTGAGGGAACTGCGCGGTTTGATCGTGTGATTTGCACCGCACCATCGTTTGCCGCGCTGAAAATCGTCAACGAGTTTCCGCGCGAGTACGTCGCCAAGATGAACGCGGCAAAATATATGGCGGCGGTATTGCTCGTTCTGAAACTCAAGCAACCGATGACGCGAATTTATTGGATGAATATCGCCGACCGTTCGATTCCGTTCGTCGCGACCATCGAGCAAACCAATTTTCTTTCGCCGGAAGTGTACAACAATAAACGCATTGTCTACGTGTCCAACTATCTCGACGCGTCCAGCCCGTACTTTCAAATGTCGCGCGACGAATTGTTCAACGCGTATCTGCCGCATTTGAAAAAACTCAATCCGCAGTTTTCGCCGGACTGGGTTGAAGAGGTGTGGCATTTCAAAGAAGCCGCCGCGCAACCGATTGTGCCGTTGAACTATTCCAAGCAAATCCCGGAACATCGCACGCCGATCCGTAATTTGTACCTCGCGAACACGACCCAGATTTATCCGGAAGATCGCGGCACGAATTATTCGGTGCGGCTGGGAGAAGAAATTGCCAAGATGGTAGATGCGGATGTGAAACAAGTGCAATAG
- a CDS encoding PAS domain S-box protein — protein sequence MSAVPFVGNIDDASFTPAEACALVRLLDALQLHASDRDALLRAAFERVCQAFNGAGGCALIHPSPLRLAYHSNLPPALVAHLQNALPAEEVDSVAFAQNAFAAHNVACDILPLTARDRIVGVLCITTASHSPACGDVWRARAGAWIGDALARAHEQTLPRQSIEWYREFVEHSPDAIWESDAQGQLVFVNDATCELLGYTRAEMLAKCVKEFEQDPLTYRDAVRRELRDKGMLVNKLAHLRTKNGLIKTFRFTTRQVSDQQGNPIRFQTIMRDVSDQEELAHSLQLSNQALAALNGIANIFSRPSELSHALTLVCEQIASITGMETVAIHLIDPTRSFLDMAAQHGLSDTLLPQVQRLGLDDPITRSIALEGRVIAERDVMTFVGTGFAGPRSEGYHAGICAPIRRRGESAGVLFVGSRLVTGYRQSDVDLLTNVANQIGVALENADLYLQMQNRVRELEGLAQLSTACVSTLDPDSLYRLVVDSTLELLAADVAEIRLVENTHLARVAIRLRDGEPRSHAPISLAGLEALVNSHKPLIINDRDNDPHTTPEIRDALALSDWRAMLAVPLYTHDRLIGTLAVLRALPHPWSRKETDLLRTVANQVVNAIYNAQLFQKVLAEQRQTKAIFDSGLNGLYVTNARGYLTMFNDAAEHLTGWRRDEAIGQPWEKIFANADDSPDKSLVHQVIAARKNVYPRAGRTIQRRDGTRMPVLEAAAPLFDDKGSVLGIVGALWDLSREKQAELERANLMEVFAHQLSTPLTTLVNAAEMLERPSLKPAQRAVLLGILKNEGARLQTFARQFLGKKGAFASSAPVNLQALSLLPLVESAVQRYRTDNRQHRLRIKTTRPLPLVLADPERVEHVLANLLDNAVNYSPEGTPITIALRASDAHVEVAVTDQGIGIPLDEQELIFQRFYRVRQPTGERVHGHGLGLAIVREMVTEMQGTVWVESRVGNGATFRFTLRRQK from the coding sequence ATGTCTGCAGTACCGTTTGTCGGCAACATTGACGATGCGTCCTTCACCCCAGCCGAAGCGTGCGCGCTTGTGCGTCTACTCGACGCGCTCCAACTCCACGCGTCCGACCGCGATGCGTTGTTGCGCGCCGCGTTCGAGCGCGTCTGCCAAGCGTTCAACGGCGCCGGCGGTTGCGCGCTGATCCACCCATCCCCCTTGCGTCTGGCATATCATTCGAATCTCCCCCCCGCGCTTGTCGCACATCTGCAAAATGCGCTCCCCGCCGAAGAAGTAGACTCGGTCGCGTTCGCGCAGAACGCGTTCGCCGCGCACAACGTCGCGTGCGACATCCTGCCGTTGACCGCGCGCGACCGAATCGTCGGCGTTCTCTGCATCACCACTGCCTCACATTCGCCGGCGTGCGGCGACGTGTGGCGCGCGCGTGCCGGCGCGTGGATTGGCGACGCGCTCGCACGCGCGCACGAGCAGACGCTCCCCCGCCAATCCATCGAGTGGTATCGCGAGTTTGTCGAACACAGCCCGGACGCCATTTGGGAAAGCGACGCGCAAGGACAACTCGTCTTTGTGAATGATGCGACGTGCGAGTTGCTCGGATATACGCGCGCCGAGATGCTCGCCAAATGCGTCAAAGAATTCGAACAGGACCCGCTGACCTATCGTGACGCCGTGCGGCGGGAATTGCGCGACAAGGGCATGTTGGTCAACAAACTGGCGCACCTGCGAACGAAGAATGGGCTGATCAAAACGTTTCGTTTCACCACGCGCCAGGTAAGCGACCAACAAGGCAACCCCATTCGATTTCAAACCATCATGCGCGATGTGTCGGATCAGGAAGAGTTGGCGCACTCGTTGCAACTCAGCAATCAGGCGCTCGCCGCGTTGAATGGCATCGCCAATATTTTCAGCCGACCGTCCGAATTGTCGCACGCATTGACCTTGGTCTGCGAACAGATCGCTTCGATCACTGGCATGGAAACCGTTGCTATCCACCTGATAGACCCAACCCGGTCGTTTCTCGACATGGCGGCGCAGCATGGTCTCAGCGACACATTACTGCCCCAAGTTCAACGGCTAGGTCTGGACGATCCGATCACGCGCAGCATCGCCCTTGAAGGGCGCGTGATCGCCGAGCGCGATGTAATGACATTCGTGGGGACCGGCTTCGCCGGTCCCCGCAGCGAAGGGTATCACGCGGGAATCTGCGCGCCGATTCGCCGGCGCGGCGAATCCGCCGGCGTGTTGTTCGTCGGCAGCCGGCTCGTCACCGGGTATCGGCAATCGGACGTGGACCTATTGACGAACGTGGCGAATCAAATCGGCGTGGCGCTAGAAAACGCCGACCTGTATCTGCAAATGCAAAACCGCGTCCGCGAGTTGGAGGGCTTGGCGCAACTCAGCACGGCTTGCGTCTCGACGCTCGACCCCGACTCGTTGTATCGCCTCGTCGTAGATTCGACGCTCGAATTGCTCGCGGCGGATGTCGCGGAAATTCGCCTGGTGGAAAACACGCACCTTGCGCGCGTAGCGATTCGCTTGCGCGACGGCGAACCGCGTTCCCACGCGCCGATCAGTCTCGCTGGGCTGGAGGCGCTGGTCAACTCGCACAAGCCGCTCATCATCAACGACCGGGACAACGACCCACATACGACGCCGGAAATCCGTGATGCGTTGGCGCTGAGCGACTGGCGCGCGATGCTGGCGGTGCCGCTGTACACACACGATCGCTTGATCGGCACGTTGGCGGTTTTACGCGCGCTGCCGCATCCCTGGTCGCGCAAAGAGACTGATCTGTTGCGCACCGTCGCGAATCAAGTCGTCAACGCCATTTACAACGCGCAGTTGTTTCAAAAGGTGCTGGCAGAACAACGGCAAACCAAAGCGATTTTCGACAGCGGACTGAACGGGCTGTACGTGACCAATGCGCGCGGATACCTCACGATGTTCAACGACGCGGCGGAACACTTAACCGGGTGGCGGCGCGACGAAGCGATCGGGCAACCCTGGGAGAAAATTTTTGCCAACGCCGACGACTCGCCGGACAAATCGCTGGTGCATCAAGTCATCGCTGCGCGCAAAAATGTTTATCCGCGCGCCGGGCGCACGATTCAGCGGCGCGACGGCACACGCATGCCGGTGCTCGAAGCCGCCGCGCCGTTGTTCGACGACAAAGGCAGCGTCCTCGGGATCGTCGGCGCGTTGTGGGATCTTTCGCGCGAGAAACAAGCGGAATTGGAACGCGCCAACTTGATGGAAGTTTTCGCGCATCAATTGAGCACGCCGCTCACCACGCTCGTCAACGCCGCGGAAATGCTCGAACGACCCAGTTTGAAACCAGCGCAACGTGCGGTATTGCTCGGCATTCTCAAGAACGAAGGCGCGCGGTTACAGACTTTTGCGCGCCAATTCCTCGGCAAAAAAGGCGCGTTCGCTTCATCCGCGCCGGTCAACCTGCAAGCCCTGTCGCTTCTACCATTGGTCGAATCCGCCGTGCAACGATACCGCACCGACAATCGGCAGCATCGTCTTCGCATCAAGACGACCCGCCCCTTGCCGCTTGTGCTAGCAGACCCGGAACGCGTCGAGCATGTGCTCGCGAATCTGCTCGACAACGCAGTCAACTATTCGCCGGAAGGCACGCCCATTACCATCGCGCTCCGCGCAAGCGACGCGCACGTCGAAGTTGCGGTTACGGATCAAGGCATCGGGATTCCGCTCGACGAGCAGGAGTTGATCTTTCAACGTTTTTATCGCGTGAGACAACCCACCGGCGAACGCGTTCACGGACACGGGTTGGGATTGGCAATCGTGCGCGAAATGGTCACCGAAATGCAAGGGACGGTGTGGGTGGAAAGCCGCGTCGGCAACGGCGCGACATTTCGTTTTACATTGCGGAGGCAGAAATGA
- a CDS encoding TlpA family protein disulfide reductase, whose amino-acid sequence MALLTVGAPAPAFKGMNLTGPEINSENYKGKKPVVLIFSSTRVDPAQISAVKAMWIKYREKAEIITISYKLPSVSMAKSFMQQMGAKFPAMYDPAQAVYKLFGVENPVGIVIIDANGNIVHAAEALETKDTKALEDAIVSQVA is encoded by the coding sequence ATGGCACTGCTAACCGTAGGCGCACCTGCCCCGGCGTTCAAGGGCATGAACCTGACCGGACCTGAGATCAACTCGGAAAATTACAAAGGCAAGAAACCAGTCGTCCTGATTTTCTCGAGCACGCGGGTTGATCCCGCGCAAATCAGCGCGGTCAAAGCAATGTGGATAAAGTACCGGGAAAAAGCCGAGATCATCACCATCTCGTACAAACTGCCCAGCGTCTCAATGGCGAAATCGTTCATGCAACAGATGGGCGCGAAATTCCCGGCGATGTACGATCCAGCGCAGGCGGTTTACAAATTGTTCGGCGTCGAAAACCCGGTCGGCATCGTCATCATTGATGCGAACGGCAACATCGTTCACGCCGCCGAAGCGCTCGAAACCAAAGACACCAAAGCGCTCGAAGACGCGATCGTATCCCAGGTCGCCTAG
- a CDS encoding CoA transferase, producing the protein MKPLDGIRILDLSRLLPGPYCTMLLADLGAEVIKIETPGLGDYMRLIPPFISDPRTGEAISAAYWMVNRNKQSLALNFRNARGKDVFFRLAQDADVVIESFRPGAAARWGIGYDAVRAVNPRIVYCSLSGYGQTGPYRDRAGHDLNYLALAGLLAANGAAEGAPIPPPIQIADLSGAMLATISILAAIVGRGKTSEGQYLDVGLFDGALSWAGTMIGGTFAAGEPITRGKMQLNGGMACYNVYTTRDDKHLALGIIEPHFWQTFCNAIARPDLKDRAYAADAIPEVAAIMRARSFDEWMQLLGALDVCIEPVRDFREVLNDPHVRQRGLVAQLGNVPAIGSVFVFAKTDATLPPRLGEHTRAVLQRANMRDEEIAQLADAQVIKIGEP; encoded by the coding sequence ATGAAACCACTCGACGGTATTCGCATTCTCGATCTCTCGCGTCTGTTGCCCGGTCCGTACTGCACGATGCTCCTTGCCGACCTGGGTGCGGAGGTCATCAAAATCGAAACGCCGGGACTGGGCGATTACATGCGCCTGATTCCGCCGTTCATCTCCGACCCGCGCACCGGCGAAGCGATCAGCGCGGCGTACTGGATGGTCAATCGCAACAAGCAAAGTCTCGCGCTCAACTTTCGCAACGCGCGCGGCAAGGACGTGTTCTTTCGCCTCGCGCAAGACGCGGACGTGGTGATCGAATCGTTTCGCCCGGGCGCGGCGGCGCGCTGGGGCATCGGCTACGACGCGGTACGCGCGGTCAACCCGCGCATCGTTTATTGCTCGTTGAGTGGCTATGGACAGACGGGACCGTACCGCGATCGCGCGGGACACGATTTGAATTATCTCGCGCTTGCCGGGTTGCTGGCGGCGAATGGCGCGGCGGAGGGCGCGCCGATTCCGCCGCCGATTCAAATCGCGGATTTGAGCGGCGCGATGCTCGCGACGATTTCGATTCTCGCGGCAATCGTCGGACGCGGCAAGACCAGCGAAGGACAGTACCTCGACGTGGGTTTGTTCGACGGCGCGTTGTCGTGGGCGGGCACGATGATCGGCGGAACGTTCGCGGCGGGCGAACCGATCACGCGCGGCAAGATGCAGTTGAACGGCGGGATGGCGTGCTACAACGTTTACACGACGCGCGATGACAAACACCTCGCGCTCGGCATCATCGAACCGCACTTTTGGCAAACGTTCTGCAATGCGATCGCGCGCCCCGATCTCAAGGATCGCGCGTACGCGGCGGACGCGATTCCTGAAGTCGCCGCGATCATGCGCGCGCGTTCGTTCGACGAGTGGATGCAACTCCTCGGCGCGCTCGACGTGTGCATCGAACCGGTGCGCGATTTTCGCGAGGTCCTGAACGACCCGCATGTTCGGCAGCGCGGGTTAGTGGCGCAACTCGGCAACGTGCCGGCAATCGGCTCGGTGTTCGTGTTTGCAAAAACAGACGCGACACTGCCGCCGCGTTTGGGCGAACACACCCGCGCCGTGTTGCAGCGCGCGAACATGCGCGATGAAGAGATCGCGCAATTGGCGGACGCGCAAGTTATCAAAATCGGTGAACCGTAA